The Gemmatimonadales bacterium genome has a window encoding:
- a CDS encoding HEAT repeat domain-containing protein, which translates to MRRADSLMVMALLGVACAAPALAQDQTTVGDLAQILALEDRREFDAATLRRAAQSPDSVVRVRAAMALGRIGDRGATPILIPLLADRDTGVRAEAAFALGELGDPAAVPALSRLVEAFAPVEGGDFEAEVVTALAKIGGEDATRALERLLQRHPPDRPAGDRATAVVLLEAWRLGRDSPIAPRLAEYVRTSRGAFRQNAAYSASRLRLPAAAAAFLEAATDSQPLTRSYAARGLTAAIADSAGLARDVFVGRVRALVGDENSQVRINALRSLATFRDSGLASVAGGRLVDRDPNVPVQAAATLGTLGGSRAITVLRERFGPAPNFALKRAILLGLAQAAPETALSVGRAWRSDQDWRNRAAFAEMLGAVGTPAARALLTELLNDADPRVVATALGALGQGGEQRDPAVAVAARAKLTDPDVGVRSAATDILGREASLASLPALVTAYRAAEHDELNDARLAAVNALWQLAQGGAESRAAVERSFLASVPRSADYLVRRAVAERFGEETHARYWGDVLPIETGRSVEDYREIARRYILRSGGGAMRVTIEMDRGSIVVALFGYDAPLTVDNFLRLVDRRFFDNGRWHRVVPNFVIQDGDSRGDGSGGSGIVIRDEINRRRYDRGAVGMALSGPDTGSSQYFLTHSPQPHLDGGYSVFGHLTDGYGVLDQVVQGDRIRRIFR; encoded by the coding sequence ATGCGTAGGGCCGACTCTCTGATGGTGATGGCCCTCCTCGGGGTGGCGTGCGCCGCGCCGGCGCTCGCGCAGGACCAGACCACGGTCGGCGATCTGGCCCAGATCCTCGCGCTCGAGGACCGGCGCGAGTTCGACGCCGCCACCCTTCGCCGCGCGGCCCAGAGCCCGGACTCGGTAGTGCGAGTCCGCGCGGCGATGGCCTTGGGCCGCATCGGCGACCGTGGCGCCACGCCCATCCTGATCCCGCTGCTCGCGGACCGTGACACCGGCGTCCGCGCCGAGGCAGCCTTCGCGCTGGGAGAGTTGGGGGACCCGGCTGCTGTCCCGGCGCTCTCCCGTCTCGTGGAAGCCTTCGCCCCGGTGGAGGGCGGCGACTTCGAAGCCGAGGTCGTGACCGCGCTGGCGAAGATCGGCGGCGAAGACGCCACTCGCGCGCTCGAGCGTCTGTTGCAGCGTCACCCCCCCGACCGGCCCGCGGGCGATCGCGCCACCGCGGTCGTGCTCCTCGAAGCCTGGCGTTTGGGCCGCGACTCCCCGATCGCCCCGCGGCTCGCCGAATACGTGAGGACCAGCCGGGGCGCCTTTCGCCAGAACGCCGCGTACAGTGCCTCCCGGCTTCGCCTGCCCGCCGCCGCCGCGGCGTTCCTCGAAGCGGCGACCGACTCCCAGCCGCTGACGCGCAGCTACGCCGCGCGCGGCCTGACGGCCGCCATCGCGGATTCCGCCGGCTTGGCGCGCGACGTTTTCGTCGGGCGCGTGAGGGCGCTGGTCGGTGACGAGAACAGCCAGGTGCGCATCAACGCCCTGCGTTCGCTCGCCACCTTCCGCGACTCGGGCCTGGCGAGCGTGGCCGGCGGCCGGCTCGTGGATCGCGACCCCAACGTTCCCGTTCAGGCGGCCGCGACCCTGGGAACCCTCGGCGGCTCGCGCGCCATCACGGTGTTGCGGGAGCGGTTCGGGCCGGCGCCCAATTTCGCGCTGAAGCGCGCCATCCTCCTCGGCCTGGCGCAGGCGGCCCCGGAGACGGCGCTCTCGGTCGGCAGAGCCTGGCGCTCCGACCAGGACTGGCGCAACCGCGCGGCATTCGCCGAGATGCTCGGTGCGGTCGGTACGCCGGCCGCACGCGCGCTGCTCACCGAGCTCCTCAACGATGCCGATCCGCGCGTGGTAGCGACGGCGCTGGGCGCGCTGGGGCAGGGGGGCGAGCAGCGAGACCCGGCGGTGGCCGTGGCGGCGCGCGCGAAGCTGACCGACCCGGACGTGGGGGTGCGCTCCGCGGCGACCGACATCCTGGGCCGCGAGGCAAGCCTCGCGTCGCTTCCCGCCCTCGTCACCGCGTACCGGGCGGCGGAACATGATGAGCTGAACGATGCGCGCCTGGCCGCCGTGAATGCGCTCTGGCAGCTGGCGCAGGGCGGGGCGGAGAGCCGCGCCGCGGTCGAGCGGAGCTTCCTCGCGTCGGTGCCCCGCAGCGCCGACTACCTGGTCCGGCGCGCCGTCGCCGAGCGGTTCGGCGAGGAGACGCACGCGCGCTACTGGGGCGACGTCCTGCCCATCGAGACCGGCAGGAGCGTCGAGGATTACCGCGAGATAGCCCGGCGCTACATCCTGCGCTCGGGTGGCGGGGCGATGAGGGTGACGATCGAGATGGACCGGGGCAGCATCGTCGTGGCCCTCTTCGGCTACGACGCGCCGCTGACGGTGGACAACTTCCTGCGGCTGGTGGACCGGCGGTTCTTCGACAACGGGCGCTGGCACAGGGTCGTCCCGAACTTCGTGATCCAGGATGGCGACTCTCGAGGCGACGGCAGCGGCGGCTCCGGTATCGTGATCAGGGACGAGATCAATCGCAGGCGCTACGACCGCGGAGCGGTGGGGATGGCCCTGTCCGGCCCCGACACCGGCAGCTCCCAGTACTTCCTCACTCACTCCCCACAGCCGCACCTCGATGGCGGGTACTCCGTCTTCGGTCACCTGACCGACGGCTACGGCGTCCTCGACCAGGTTGTGCAGGGCGACCGGATCCGACGCATCTTTCGGTAG
- a CDS encoding thioesterase family protein, whose product MTGPALSTSVEVRVRYGEADRMGFAYHAHYLDWCDIGRTEHLRRHGVRYRDLEDRGFLLAVAEVSLRFLKPARYDDLVRVTSWVTDVGSRRVNFEYRMERADDGALLATAMTALVSIGPTGRPTRLPDDLLILMRGVLGRDA is encoded by the coding sequence GTGACGGGACCAGCCCTCTCCACGTCGGTCGAAGTTCGGGTGCGCTACGGCGAAGCCGACCGGATGGGCTTCGCCTACCACGCGCACTACCTCGACTGGTGCGACATCGGCCGTACGGAACATCTGCGTCGTCACGGGGTCAGGTATCGGGATCTCGAGGACCGAGGCTTCCTTCTGGCGGTGGCCGAAGTGAGCCTCCGCTTCCTCAAGCCGGCCAGGTACGACGACCTGGTGCGAGTCACGAGCTGGGTCACCGATGTCGGTTCCCGCCGCGTCAACTTCGAGTATCGTATGGAGCGCGCCGACGACGGCGCGCTGCTCGCTACCGCGATGACGGCGCTCGTTTCCATCGGTCCGACCGGCCGTCCGACGCGGCTCCCCGACGACCTGCTCATCCTGATGCGCGGAGTTCTGGGGCGTGATGCGTAG
- the pduL gene encoding phosphate propanoyltransferase has protein sequence MTKDEVAKLVELVATRLAEKGAGGTWLPTPTRPEPPGDPTPGMLPAWSGAAQTLPDVAPVRRPAGTSRHRPEYPAMVTAARQAAAARGPSPLPSGSEAGADRASTQRTRREVKIGVSNRHLHVSPRDFEALFGKGRAPMVQRPISQPGQYAAAEVVAVVGPKGKIEGVRIVGPARGATQLEISTADGHVLGVTAPVRQSGKLENSGGGVTLEGPAGKVMLASGVIVAQRHLHAAPADAKTLGVADGDRVAMECGPAGRRVTLHDVLVRMGPDHATELHLDLDEANAAQVQTGDSAVIVATSRGAPAGRKRPLLTERDVARISARGDTLSAGGPYLVTPAARDRAKALGIWRDER, from the coding sequence ATGACGAAAGACGAAGTCGCCAAACTGGTCGAGTTGGTAGCGACGAGGCTCGCCGAGAAGGGCGCGGGCGGCACGTGGCTGCCGACGCCGACCCGTCCCGAGCCGCCGGGCGACCCCACCCCCGGGATGTTGCCCGCCTGGTCGGGCGCGGCGCAGACGCTGCCCGACGTGGCGCCGGTGCGCCGGCCCGCGGGGACCTCGCGTCACCGGCCCGAGTACCCCGCGATGGTGACGGCGGCCCGTCAGGCGGCGGCCGCGCGCGGTCCTTCACCGCTGCCCTCTGGCTCGGAGGCCGGCGCAGACCGCGCCTCCACGCAGCGCACCCGCCGCGAGGTGAAGATCGGCGTGTCGAACCGCCACCTCCACGTCTCGCCCCGCGATTTCGAGGCGCTGTTCGGCAAGGGCAGGGCGCCCATGGTCCAGCGGCCCATCTCGCAGCCGGGGCAGTACGCCGCGGCCGAAGTCGTCGCCGTGGTGGGCCCGAAAGGGAAGATCGAGGGTGTGCGCATCGTGGGGCCGGCGCGCGGCGCCACGCAGCTGGAGATCTCCACCGCGGACGGGCACGTCCTCGGTGTCACCGCGCCGGTCCGGCAGAGCGGCAAGCTCGAGAACTCGGGCGGCGGCGTCACGCTCGAGGGGCCGGCGGGCAAGGTGATGCTGGCGAGCGGCGTGATCGTCGCGCAGCGGCATCTGCACGCCGCGCCGGCCGACGCCAAGACTCTGGGAGTGGCCGACGGCGACCGGGTCGCCATGGAATGTGGGCCTGCGGGCCGGCGCGTCACGCTGCACGACGTCCTGGTGCGCATGGGTCCCGACCACGCCACGGAGCTGCACCTGGACCTGGACGAGGCCAACGCGGCACAGGTGCAGACGGGGGACTCGGCGGTGATCGTGGCCACCTCGCGCGGCGCGCCGGCCGGAAGGAAGCGGCCGCTCCTCACCGAGCGCGACGTCGCGCGGATCTCGGCGCGCGGCGACACGCTGTCGGCGGGCGGGCCCTATCTCGTCACGCCCGCGGCCCGCGACCGCGCCAAGGCCCTCGGCATCTGGCGCGACGAGAGGTGA